The following are from one region of the Streptococcus sp. 1643 genome:
- the rpsE gene encoding 30S ribosomal protein S5: protein MAFKDNAVELEERVVAVNRVTKVVKGGRRLRFAALVVVGDHNGRVGFGTGKAQEVPEAIRKAVEDAKKNLIEVPMVGTTIPHEVLSEFGGAKVLLKPAVEGSGVAAGGAVRAVVELAGVADITSKSLGSNTPINIVRATVEGLKQLKRAEEVAALRGISVSDLA from the coding sequence ATGGCATTTAAAGACAATGCAGTTGAATTAGAAGAACGCGTAGTTGCTGTCAACCGTGTTACAAAAGTTGTTAAAGGTGGACGTCGTCTTCGTTTCGCAGCTCTTGTTGTTGTTGGTGACCACAACGGTCGCGTAGGATTTGGTACTGGTAAAGCTCAAGAAGTTCCAGAAGCAATCCGCAAAGCAGTAGAAGATGCTAAGAAAAACTTGATTGAAGTTCCTATGGTTGGAACAACAATCCCACACGAAGTTCTTTCAGAATTCGGTGGAGCTAAAGTATTGTTGAAACCTGCTGTAGAAGGTTCTGGAGTTGCCGCTGGTGGTGCAGTTCGTGCCGTTGTGGAATTGGCAGGTGTGGCAGATATTACATCTAAATCACTTGGTTCTAACACTCCAATCAACATTGTTCGCGCAACTGTTGAAGGTTTGAAACAATTGAAACGCGCTGAAGAAGTTGCTGCCCTTCGTGGTATTTCAGTTTCTGATTTGGCATAA
- the rpsH gene encoding 30S ribosomal protein S8 → MVMTDPIADFLTRIRNANQAKHEVLEVPASNIKKGIAEILKREGFVKNVEIIEDDKQGIIRVFLKYGPNGEKVITNLKRVSKPGLRVYKKREDLPKVLNGLGIAILSTSEGLLTDKEARQKNVGGEVIAYVW, encoded by the coding sequence ATGGTTATGACTGACCCAATCGCAGACTTCCTAACTCGTATTCGTAACGCTAACCAAGCGAAACACGAAGTACTTGAAGTACCTGCATCAAACATCAAAAAAGGGATTGCTGAAATCCTTAAACGCGAAGGTTTTGTTAAGAACGTAGAAATCATCGAAGATGACAAACAAGGCATCATCCGTGTATTCCTTAAATACGGACCAAACGGTGAAAAAGTTATCACTAACTTGAAACGTGTTTCTAAACCAGGACTTCGTGTCTACAAAAAACGTGAAGATCTTCCAAAAGTTCTTAACGGACTTGGAATTGCTATCCTTTCAACTTCTGAAGGTTTGCTTACTGATAAAGAAGCTCGCCAAAAGAACGTTGGTGGGGAAGTTATCGCTTACGTTTGGTAA
- a CDS encoding type Z 30S ribosomal protein S14 yields the protein MAKKSMIAKNKRPAKFSTQAYTRCEKCGRPHSVYRKFKLCRVCFRELAYKGQIPGVTKASW from the coding sequence ATGGCTAAAAAATCAATGATTGCTAAGAACAAACGTCCAGCGAAGTTCTCTACTCAAGCTTATACTCGTTGTGAAAAATGTGGTCGTCCACATTCAGTTTACCGCAAATTTAAACTTTGCCGTGTTTGCTTCCGTGAATTAGCTTACAAAGGACAAATTCCTGGTGTAACAAAAGCATCTTGGTAA
- a CDS encoding adenylate kinase, translated as MNLLIMGLPGAGKGTQAAKIVEQFHVAHISTGDMFRAAMANQTEMGVLAKSYIDKGELVPDEVTNGIVKERLSQDDIKETGFLLDGYPRTIEQAHALDKTLAELGIELEGVINIEVNPDCLLERLSGRIIHRETGETFHKVFNPPVDYKEEDYYQREDDKPETVKRRLDVNIAQGEPIIAHYRAKGLVHDIEGNQDINDVFKDIEKVLTNLK; from the coding sequence ATGAATCTTTTGATTATGGGCTTACCTGGAGCAGGTAAGGGAACGCAAGCAGCTAAAATTGTGGAGCAATTCCACGTGGCACACATTTCAACTGGAGATATGTTCCGTGCTGCTATGGCAAATCAAACTGAAATGGGTGTACTTGCAAAGTCATACATCGACAAAGGTGAGTTGGTTCCAGATGAAGTTACAAATGGAATCGTTAAAGAACGCCTTTCACAGGACGACATCAAGGAAACAGGTTTCTTGTTGGATGGTTACCCACGTACTATTGAACAAGCCCATGCCTTGGATAAAACATTGGCGGAACTCGGTATCGAACTAGAAGGTGTGATCAATATCGAAGTGAACCCAGATTGTCTCTTGGAACGTTTGAGTGGCCGTATCATCCATCGCGAAACAGGTGAAACCTTCCACAAAGTTTTCAACCCACCAGTTGACTATAAGGAAGAAGATTATTACCAACGTGAAGATGACAAACCGGAGACAGTGAAGCGTCGTTTGGATGTGAATATTGCACAAGGTGAACCAATCATTGCTCACTACCGTGCCAAAGGTTTGGTCCACGATATCGAAGGAAATCAAGATATCAATGATGTGTTCAAAGACATCGAAAAAGTATTGACAAATTTGAAATAA
- a CDS encoding DNA-directed RNA polymerase subunit alpha, which produces MIEFEKPNITKIDENKDYGKFVIEPLERGYGTTLGNSLRRVLLASLPGAAVTSINIEGVLHEFDTVPGVREDVMQIILNIKGIAVKSYVEDEKIIELNVEGPAEITAGDILTDSDIEIVNPDHYLFTIGEGSSLKATMTVNSGRGYVPADENKKDNAPVGTLAVDSIYTPVTKVNYQVEPARVGSNDGFDKLTLEILTNGTIIPEDALGLSARILTEHLDLFTNLTEIAKSTEVMKEADTESDDRILDRTIEELDLSVRSYNCLKRAGINTVHDLTEKSEAEMMKVRNLGRKSLEEVKLKLIDLGLGLKDK; this is translated from the coding sequence ATGATTGAGTTTGAAAAACCAAATATAACAAAAATTGATGAAAATAAAGATTATGGCAAGTTTGTAATCGAACCACTTGAACGTGGTTACGGTACAACTCTTGGTAACTCTCTTCGTCGTGTACTACTAGCTTCTCTACCAGGAGCAGCAGTGACATCTATCAACATTGAAGGTGTCTTGCATGAGTTCGACACAGTTCCAGGTGTTCGTGAAGACGTGATGCAAATCATTCTGAACATTAAAGGGATTGCAGTGAAATCATACGTTGAAGACGAAAAAATCATTGAACTGAATGTTGAAGGTCCCGCTGAAATTACAGCTGGAGACATTTTGACTGACAGTGATATTGAAATTGTAAATCCAGATCATTATCTCTTTACAATCGGTGAAGGCTCTTCTCTAAAAGCGACAATGACTGTTAACAGTGGTCGTGGATATGTACCTGCTGATGAAAACAAAAAAGATAATGCACCAGTTGGAACACTTGCTGTAGATTCTATTTATACACCAGTTACAAAAGTCAACTATCAAGTAGAGCCTGCTCGTGTAGGTAGCAATGATGGATTTGACAAATTAACCCTTGAAATCTTGACTAATGGAACAATTATTCCAGAAGATGCTTTAGGGCTTTCAGCACGTATCTTGACAGAACATCTTGATTTGTTTACAAATCTTACTGAGATTGCTAAGTCAACTGAAGTGATGAAAGAAGCTGATACTGAATCTGACGATCGTATTTTGGATCGTACGATTGAGGAACTGGACTTGTCTGTGCGTTCATACAACTGTTTGAAACGTGCCGGTATCAACACTGTGCATGATTTGACAGAAAAATCTGAAGCAGAGATGATGAAAGTACGAAATCTTGGACGCAAGAGTTTGGAAGAAGTGAAACTCAAACTCATTGATTTGGGTCTTGGATTAAAAGATAAATAA
- the rplR gene encoding 50S ribosomal protein L18, which yields MISKPDKNKLRQKRHRRVRGKLSGTADRPRLNVFRSNTGIYAQVIDDVAGVTLASASTLDKEVSKGTKTEQAVTVGKLVAERANAKGISEVVFDRGGYLYHGRVKALADAARENGLKF from the coding sequence GTGATTTCTAAACCAGATAAAAACAAACTCCGCCAAAAACGCCACCGTCGCGTTCGCGGAAAACTCTCTGGAACTGCTGATCGCCCACGTTTGAACGTATTCCGTTCTAATACAGGCATCTACGCTCAAGTGATTGATGACGTAGCGGGTGTAACGCTCGCAAGTGCTTCAACTCTTGACAAAGAAGTTTCAAAAGGAACTAAAACTGAACAAGCCGTTACTGTCGGTAAACTCGTTGCAGAACGTGCAAACGCTAAAGGTATTTCAGAAGTGGTGTTCGACCGCGGTGGATATCTATATCACGGACGTGTGAAAGCTTTGGCTGATGCAGCTCGTGAAAACGGATTGAAATTCTAA
- the rplE gene encoding 50S ribosomal protein L5, with translation MANRLKEKYLNEVVPALTEQFNYSSVMAVPKVDKIVLNMGVGEAVSNAKSLEKAAEELALISGQKPLITKAKKSIAGFRLREGVAIGAKVTLRGERMYEFLDKLVSVSLPRVRDFHGVPTKSFDGRGNYTLGVKEQLIFPEINFDDVDKTRGLDIVIVTTANTDEESRALLTGLGMPFAK, from the coding sequence ATGGCAAATCGTTTAAAAGAAAAATATCTTAATGAAGTAGTTCCTGCTTTGACAGAACAATTCAACTACTCATCAGTGATGGCTGTGCCTAAAGTAGATAAGATCGTTTTGAACATGGGTGTTGGTGAAGCTGTATCAAACGCTAAAAGTCTTGAAAAAGCTGCTGAAGAATTGGCACTTATCTCAGGTCAAAAACCACTTATCACTAAAGCTAAAAAATCAATCGCCGGCTTCCGTCTTCGTGAAGGTGTAGCGATCGGTGCAAAAGTTACCCTTCGTGGTGAACGTATGTACGAATTCTTGGACAAATTGGTTTCAGTTTCACTTCCACGTGTGCGTGACTTCCACGGTGTTCCAACAAAATCATTTGATGGACGCGGAAACTACACTCTTGGTGTGAAAGAACAATTGATCTTCCCAGAAATCAACTTTGATGACGTTGACAAAACTCGTGGTCTTGACATCGTTATCGTAACAACTGCTAACACTGACGAAGAGTCACGTGCATTGCTTACAGGCCTTGGAATGCCTTTTGCAAAATAA
- the rpmJ gene encoding 50S ribosomal protein L36 produces MKVRPSVKPICEYCKVIRRNGRVMVICPANPKHKQRQG; encoded by the coding sequence ATGAAAGTAAGACCATCGGTCAAACCAATTTGCGAATACTGTAAAGTAATTCGTCGTAATGGTCGTGTTATGGTAATTTGCCCAGCAAATCCAAAACACAAACAACGTCAAGGATAA
- the rplN gene encoding 50S ribosomal protein L14: MIQTETRLKVADNSGAREILTIKVLGGSGRKFANIGDVIVASVKQATPGGAVKKGDVVKAVIVRTKSGARRADGSYIKFDENAAVIIREDKTPRGTRIFGPVARELREGGFMKIVSLAPEVL; this comes from the coding sequence ATGATTCAAACAGAAACTCGTTTGAAAGTCGCAGACAACAGCGGTGCTCGCGAAATCTTGACTATCAAAGTTCTTGGTGGTTCAGGACGTAAATTTGCAAACATCGGTGATGTTATCGTGGCATCTGTAAAACAAGCTACTCCTGGTGGTGCGGTTAAAAAAGGTGACGTTGTAAAAGCTGTTATCGTTCGTACTAAATCAGGTGCTCGTCGTGCTGATGGTTCATACATCAAATTTGACGAAAACGCAGCAGTTATCATCCGTGAAGACAAAACTCCTCGCGGAACACGTATCTTTGGCCCAGTTGCACGTGAATTGCGTGAAGGTGGCTTCATGAAGATCGTGTCACTTGCTCCAGAAGTACTTTAA
- the infA gene encoding translation initiation factor IF-1, with amino-acid sequence MAKDDVIEVEGKVVDTMPNAMFTVELENGHQILATVSGKIRKNYIRILAGDRVTVEMSPYDLTRGRITYRFK; translated from the coding sequence GTGGCAAAAGACGATGTGATTGAAGTTGAAGGCAAAGTAGTCGATACAATGCCTAACGCAATGTTTACGGTTGAACTTGAAAATGGACATCAGATTTTAGCAACAGTTTCTGGTAAAATTCGTAAAAACTATATTCGTATTTTAGCGGGAGATCGTGTTACTGTCGAGATGAGTCCATATGACTTGACACGTGGACGTATCACTTACCGCTTTAAATAA
- a CDS encoding ACT domain-containing protein, giving the protein MKAIITVVGKDKAGIVAGVSTKIAELGLNIDDISQTVLDEYFTMMAVVSSDEKQDFTYLRNEFETFGQTLNVKINIQSAAIFDAMYNI; this is encoded by the coding sequence ATGAAGGCTATTATTACAGTAGTTGGTAAGGACAAGGCTGGGATCGTTGCAGGCGTGTCTACTAAGATTGCAGAGTTGGGTTTGAATATTGACGATATTTCTCAGACGGTGTTGGATGAATACTTTACCATGATGGCGGTCGTTTCTAGTGACGAAAAACAAGATTTCACTTATTTGCGAAATGAGTTTGAAACTTTCGGTCAGACCTTGAATGTCAAAATCAATATTCAGAGTGCGGCGATTTTTGACGCTATGTATAATATCTAG
- the rplX gene encoding 50S ribosomal protein L24, producing the protein MFVKKGDKVRVIAGKDKGTEAVVLTALPKVNKVIVEGVNIVKKHQRPTNELPQGGIIEKEAAIHVSNVQVLDKNGVAGRVGYKFVDGKKVRYNKKSGEVLD; encoded by the coding sequence ATGTTTGTAAAAAAAGGCGACAAAGTTCGCGTAATCGCTGGTAAAGATAAGGGAACAGAAGCTGTTGTCCTTACTGCCCTTCCAAAAGTAAACAAAGTTATCGTTGAAGGTGTTAACATCGTTAAGAAACACCAACGTCCAACTAACGAACTTCCTCAAGGTGGTATCATCGAGAAAGAAGCAGCTATTCACGTATCAAACGTTCAAGTTTTGGACAAAAACGGTGTAGCTGGTCGTGTTGGTTACAAATTTGTAGACGGTAAAAAAGTTCGCTACAACAAAAAATCAGGCGAAGTGCTTGATTAA
- the rpsM gene encoding 30S ribosomal protein S13, with protein sequence MARIAGVDIPNDKRVVISLTYVYGIGLATSKKILAAAGISEDVRVRDLTSDQEDAIRREVDAIKVEGDLRREVNLNIKRLMEIGSYRGIRHRRGLPVRGQNTKNNARTRKGKAVAIAGKKK encoded by the coding sequence ATGGCTCGTATTGCTGGAGTTGACATTCCAAATGACAAACGCGTAGTAATCTCATTGACTTACGTTTATGGTATCGGACTTGCAACATCTAAGAAAATTTTGGCTGCTGCTGGAATCTCAGAAGATGTTCGTGTACGTGACCTTACATCAGATCAAGAAGATGCTATCCGTCGTGAAGTGGATGCAATCAAAGTTGAAGGTGACCTTCGTCGTGAAGTAAACTTGAACATTAAACGTTTGATGGAAATCGGTTCTTACCGTGGTATTCGTCACCGTCGTGGACTTCCTGTCCGTGGACAAAACACTAAAAACAACGCTCGCACTCGTAAAGGTAAAGCTGTTGCGATTGCTGGTAAGAAAAAATAA
- the rplQ gene encoding 50S ribosomal protein L17, whose translation MAYRKLGRTSSQRKAMLRDLTTDLLINESIVTTEARAKEIRKTVEKMITLGKRGDLHARRQAAAFVRNEIASENYDEATDKYTSTTALQKLFSEIAPRYAERNGGYTRILKTEPRRGDAAPMAIIELV comes from the coding sequence ATGGCTTACCGTAAACTAGGACGCACTAGCTCACAACGTAAAGCAATGCTTCGCGATTTGACAACTGACCTTTTGATCAACGAATCAATCGTGACAACTGAAGCTCGTGCTAAAGAAATCCGTAAAACTGTTGAAAAAATGATTACTCTAGGTAAACGTGGTGATTTGCATGCACGTCGTCAAGCAGCTGCTTTCGTACGTAATGAAATCGCATCTGAAAACTATGATGAAGCAACTGATAAGTACACTTCAACTACAGCACTTCAAAAATTGTTCTCAGAAATCGCACCTCGTTATGCTGAACGTAACGGTGGATACACTCGTATCCTTAAAACTGAACCACGTCGTGGTGATGCTGCGCCAATGGCGATCATCGAATTAGTATAA
- the rpmD gene encoding 50S ribosomal protein L30, translating into MAQIKITLTKSPIGRIPSQRKTVVALGLGKLNSSVIKEDNAAIRGMITAVSHLVTVEEVN; encoded by the coding sequence ATGGCTCAAATTAAAATTACTTTGACTAAGTCTCCAATCGGACGCATTCCATCACAACGTAAAACTGTTGTAGCACTTGGACTTGGCAAATTGAACAGCTCTGTTATTAAAGAAGACAACGCTGCTATCCGTGGTATGATCACTGCAGTATCTCACTTGGTAACAGTTGAAGAAGTAAACTAA
- a CDS encoding PFL family protein — translation MDIRQVTETIAMIEEQNFDIRTITMGISLLDCTDPDIERAAEKIYQKITTKAANLVAVGDEIAAELGIPIVNKRVSVTPISLIGAATDATDYVVLAKALDRAAKEIGVDFIGGFSALVQKGYQKGDEILINSIPRALAETDKVCSSVNIGSTKSGINMTAVADMGRIIKETAALSDMGAAKLVVFANAVEDNPFMAGAFHGVGEADVIINVGVSGPGVVKRALEKVRGQSFDVVAETVKKTAFKITRIGQLVGQMASERLGVDFGIVDLSLAPTPAVGDSVARVLEEMGLETVGTHGTTAALALLNDQVKKGGVMACNQVGGLSGAFIPVSEDEGMIAAVQDGSLNLEKLEAMTAICSVGLDMIAIPEDTPAETIAAMIADEAAIGVINMKTTAVRIIPKGKEGDMIEFGGLLGTAPVMKVNGASSVDFISRGGQIPAPIHSFKN, via the coding sequence ATGGATATTAGACAAGTTACAGAAACCATTGCCATGATCGAGGAGCAGAACTTCGATATCAGAACCATCACCATGGGGATTTCCCTTTTGGACTGTACTGATCCAGACATCGAACGTGCTGCTGAAAAGATTTACCAAAAAATTACCACTAAAGCTGCAAATTTAGTGGCTGTAGGAGATGAAATTGCTGCGGAACTAGGGATTCCTATTGTTAATAAACGGGTATCGGTGACACCGATTTCTTTAATTGGTGCTGCGACTGATGCGACAGACTATGTTGTTTTGGCAAAGGCTCTTGATAGGGCTGCTAAGGAGATCGGTGTTGACTTTATTGGTGGATTCTCAGCTTTGGTACAAAAAGGCTACCAAAAAGGAGATGAAATTCTCATCAATTCTATCCCACGCGCTCTAGCTGAGACAGACAAGGTTTGTTCGTCCGTCAATATCGGCTCGACCAAGTCAGGTATCAACATGACTGCGGTCGCTGATATGGGACGTATCATCAAGGAAACAGCTGCGCTATCAGATATGGGTGCGGCCAAATTAGTCGTATTTGCTAATGCTGTTGAGGACAATCCTTTTATGGCAGGGGCCTTTCATGGTGTTGGCGAAGCAGATGTTATCATCAATGTCGGGGTTTCGGGTCCTGGTGTGGTCAAGCGTGCCTTGGAAAAAGTTCGTGGACAGAGCTTTGATGTGGTAGCGGAAACAGTCAAGAAAACGGCCTTCAAGATTACTCGTATCGGTCAATTAGTTGGTCAGATGGCCAGCGAGAGACTGGGTGTTGATTTTGGAATTGTCGACCTAAGTTTGGCACCTACTCCTGCAGTTGGCGATTCTGTGGCTCGTGTCCTTGAGGAAATGGGCCTAGAAACAGTTGGTACGCATGGGACGACGGCTGCCCTCGCTCTTTTGAATGACCAAGTTAAGAAGGGCGGAGTGATGGCTTGTAACCAAGTCGGTGGCTTGTCAGGTGCTTTTATCCCCGTTTCTGAAGATGAGGGGATGATTGCTGCGGTGCAAGATGGCTCTCTAAATTTAGAGAAACTAGAGGCCATGACGGCTATCTGTTCTGTTGGGTTGGATATGATTGCCATTCCGGAGGATACGCCTGCTGAAACCATTGCAGCTATGATTGCGGATGAGGCGGCAATCGGTGTTATTAACATGAAAACAACGGCTGTCCGTATTATTCCAAAGGGCAAAGAAGGCGATATGATTGAGTTTGGTGGTTTGC
- the rpsK gene encoding 30S ribosomal protein S11, with amino-acid sequence MAKPTRKRRVKKNIESGIAHIHATFNNTIVMITDVHGNAIAWSSAGALGFKGSRKSTPFAAQMASEAAAKSAQEHGLKSVEVTVKGPGSGRESAIRALAAAGLEVTAIRDVTPVPHNGARPPKRRRV; translated from the coding sequence TTGGCTAAACCAACACGTAAACGTCGTGTGAAAAAGAATATCGAATCTGGTATTGCTCATATTCACGCTACATTTAATAACACTATTGTTATGATTACTGATGTGCATGGTAATGCAATTGCTTGGTCATCAGCTGGTGCTCTTGGTTTCAAAGGTTCTCGTAAATCTACACCATTCGCTGCTCAAATGGCTTCTGAAGCTGCTGCTAAATCTGCACAAGAACACGGTCTTAAATCAGTTGAAGTTACTGTAAAAGGTCCAGGTTCTGGTCGTGAGTCAGCTATTCGTGCGCTTGCTGCCGCTGGTCTTGAAGTAACAGCAATTCGTGATGTGACTCCAGTGCCACACAATGGTGCTCGTCCTCCAAAACGTCGCCGTGTATAA
- the rplO gene encoding 50S ribosomal protein L15, which produces MKLHELKPAEGSRKVRNRVGRGTSSGNGKTSGRGQKGQKARSGGGVRLGFEGGQTPLFRRLPKRGFTNINAKEYAIVNLDQLNVFEDGAEVTPVVLIEAGIVKAEKSGVKILGNGELTKKLTVKAAKFSKSAEEAITAKGGSVEVI; this is translated from the coding sequence ATGAAACTTCATGAATTGAAACCTGCAGAAGGTTCTCGTAAAGTACGTAACCGTGTTGGTCGTGGTACTTCATCAGGTAACGGTAAAACATCTGGTCGCGGTCAAAAAGGTCAAAAAGCTCGTAGCGGTGGCGGAGTTCGCCTTGGTTTTGAAGGTGGACAAACTCCATTGTTCCGTCGTCTTCCAAAACGTGGATTCACTAACATCAACGCTAAAGAATACGCAATTGTAAACCTTGACCAATTGAACGTCTTTGAAGACGGTGCAGAAGTAACTCCAGTTGTACTTATCGAAGCAGGAATTGTGAAAGCTGAAAAATCAGGAGTTAAAATTCTTGGTAACGGTGAGTTGACTAAGAAATTGACTGTGAAAGCAGCTAAATTCTCTAAATCAGCTGAGGAAGCTATCACTGCTAAAGGTGGTTCTGTAGAAGTCATCTAA
- the rplF gene encoding 50S ribosomal protein L6, with product MSRIGNKVIVLPAGVEITNNDNVVTVKGPKGELTREFSKDIEIRVEGTEVTLHRPNDSKEMKTIHGTTRALLNNMVIGVSEGFKKELEMRGVGYRAQLQGSKLVLAVGKSHPDEVEAPEGITFELPNPTTIVVSGISKEVVGQTAAYVRSLRSPEPYKGKGIRYVGEFVRRKEGKTGK from the coding sequence ATGTCACGTATTGGTAATAAAGTTATCGTGTTGCCTGCTGGTGTTGAAATCACTAACAATGACAACGTTGTAACTGTAAAAGGACCTAAAGGAGAACTTACTCGTGAGTTCTCAAAAGATATTGAAATTCGTGTGGAAGGTACTGAAGTAACTCTTCACCGTCCAAACGATTCAAAAGAAATGAAAACAATCCACGGAACTACTCGTGCCCTTTTGAACAACATGGTAATTGGTGTATCAGAAGGATTCAAGAAAGAACTTGAAATGCGCGGGGTTGGTTACCGTGCACAACTTCAAGGATCTAAACTTGTTTTGGCTGTTGGTAAATCACATCCAGACGAAGTTGAAGCTCCAGAAGGAATTACTTTTGAACTTCCAAACCCAACAACAATCGTTGTTAGCGGAATTTCAAAAGAAGTAGTTGGTCAAACAGCTGCTTACGTACGTAGCCTTCGTTCACCAGAACCATATAAAGGTAAAGGTATCCGTTACGTTGGTGAATTCGTTCGCCGTAAAGAAGGTAAAACAGGTAAATAA
- the secY gene encoding preprotein translocase subunit SecY: MFFKLLKEALKVKQVRSKILFTIFIILVFRIGTSITVPGVNAKSLEALSGLSFLNMLSLVSGNAMKNFSVFALGVSPYITASIVVQLLQMDILPKFVEWGKQGEVGRRKLNQATRYIALVLAFVQSIGITAGFNTLSGAKLLTTALTPQVFVTIGIILTAGSMIVTWLGEQITDKGYGNGVSMIIFAGIVASIPEMIKGIYVDYFVNIPSSRLTSSIIFVVILIIAVLLIVYFTTFVQQAEYKIPIQYTKVAQGAPSSSYLPLKVNPAGVIPVIFASSITAAPAAILQFLSATGHDWAWVRTAQEMLSTTSPTGVAMYALLIILFTFFYTFVQINPEKAAENLQKSGAYIHGVRPGKGTEEFMSKLLRRLATVGSIFLGVISILPIVAKDVFGLSEAVAFGGTSLLIIISTGIEGIKQLEGYLLKRKYVGFMDKTE, from the coding sequence ATGTTTTTTAAATTACTAAAAGAAGCGCTCAAGGTTAAACAAGTTCGATCAAAAATTCTCTTTACAATTTTTATCATTCTTGTTTTCCGTATTGGGACAAGTATTACTGTTCCAGGTGTGAATGCGAAAAGTTTAGAAGCTCTCAGCGGTTTATCTTTCTTGAACATGCTTAGTCTTGTTTCAGGGAATGCCATGAAGAACTTCTCCGTTTTTGCACTCGGAGTAAGTCCGTATATCACTGCTTCTATCGTTGTTCAATTGCTACAAATGGATATTTTACCGAAGTTTGTAGAATGGGGCAAACAAGGGGAAGTAGGACGGAGAAAACTAAATCAGGCTACCCGTTATATTGCACTTGTACTTGCATTTGTTCAATCTATCGGGATTACAGCAGGATTTAATACTCTATCTGGGGCGAAATTATTAACGACAGCTTTAACTCCACAAGTCTTTGTTACCATTGGTATTATCCTCACAGCAGGTAGTATGATTGTAACTTGGCTCGGGGAACAAATTACAGATAAGGGATACGGAAATGGTGTTTCTATGATCATCTTTGCAGGTATTGTTGCTTCAATTCCTGAGATGATTAAAGGCATCTATGTTGACTACTTCGTCAATATTCCAAGTAGCCGTTTGACTTCATCTATTATCTTTGTCGTTATTTTGATTATCGCTGTCTTGTTGATTGTATACTTTACAACCTTTGTTCAACAGGCAGAATATAAAATTCCAATCCAATATACAAAAGTTGCTCAAGGAGCCCCATCAAGCTCATACCTTCCATTGAAGGTAAACCCAGCGGGGGTTATCCCAGTTATCTTTGCAAGTTCCATCACAGCAGCACCTGCAGCCATTCTTCAATTTTTGAGTGCTACAGGTCATGATTGGGCTTGGGTACGTACAGCACAGGAAATGTTATCTACAACATCTCCGACTGGTGTTGCTATGTATGCCTTGCTAATCATTCTCTTTACGTTCTTCTATACATTTGTACAGATCAATCCAGAGAAAGCAGCAGAAAACTTGCAAAAGAGTGGAGCCTACATTCATGGTGTCCGTCCTGGTAAGGGAACTGAAGAATTCATGTCGAAACTTCTTCGTCGCCTTGCGACTGTCGGATCGATCTTCCTAGGTGTGATTTCTATCTTGCCGATTGTGGCAAAAGATGTCTTTGGTCTTTCAGAAGCTGTTGCTTTTGGGGGAACTAGTCTTTTGATCATTATCTCAACCGGTATTGAAGGAATCAAACAGCTAGAAGGTTACCTATTGAAACGTAAGTATGTTGGTTTCATGGACAAAACAGAATAA